In Candidatus Nitronauta litoralis, one DNA window encodes the following:
- the asnB gene encoding asparagine synthase (glutamine-hydrolyzing) has protein sequence MCGIFGYFDRDRESLRAEQLKAMGDILFHRGPDDSGVFSDDGIGLGNRRLSIIDLDQGHQPFISDDGQIAVVQNGEIYNYQELALELKKDGFPCRTHSDTEVLLRLYERDGINFISKLNGMFSIAIYDRREDVLHIVRDRIGVKPLYFYDDGKRLYFASEIKAILKMGVPREMDLEALDYFLTFNYVPPPLTMFKNIRHLPPGHRFVIHRKQVEIECWWDLAQNQIEKDRREEDWIEEFNAILDDAVRLRLRSDAPFGAFLSGGVDSSSVVGLMARHMTRPVKTFSIGFNDERYDETPFAEQAAKRFQTQHVNEKVDFNMLDLWPLATFHCDQPHGDISFLPTYRVSQLARSQVKMVLTGDGGDELFAGYDKYRDFFKQQQIETIEAGEFQKAYFENISLFDPGIKKRLFHKHLVRQLDGVDAFQVVQPLYKKASHMDRINQALYIDMMLLLPGNNLVKPDRMGMAVSLEARTPFLDYRMMDFAFRMPGHFKIKDNETKYLFKKAVAPLIGEDLAYRKKQMFTVPVGEWFKGELFQLTRDILLSDQAMERKLFNREEIDQMLDDHRDGKHNFTREIRALMALEIWQQTFLDSEALVPKEIEGLNVL, from the coding sequence ATGTGTGGAATTTTTGGTTATTTTGACCGTGACAGGGAATCTCTGAGAGCCGAACAATTAAAGGCCATGGGCGACATCCTTTTTCACCGTGGGCCAGATGATTCCGGTGTCTTTTCTGATGATGGGATTGGTCTGGGTAATCGACGGCTTTCAATTATCGACCTGGATCAGGGCCATCAACCGTTTATCTCGGATGATGGTCAGATTGCGGTGGTTCAAAATGGAGAGATTTACAACTACCAGGAACTGGCTCTCGAATTAAAAAAAGACGGGTTTCCTTGCCGGACCCATTCAGATACAGAAGTGCTCCTGCGTCTTTACGAAAGGGATGGAATCAATTTCATCTCAAAATTGAATGGAATGTTTTCTATTGCCATCTATGATAGGCGCGAAGATGTTCTGCATATTGTCAGGGATCGAATTGGAGTCAAACCTCTTTATTTTTATGATGATGGTAAACGCCTGTATTTTGCTTCTGAAATTAAAGCCATCCTGAAGATGGGGGTTCCTCGGGAAATGGATCTGGAAGCACTCGATTATTTCCTGACCTTTAATTATGTTCCCCCTCCTCTCACCATGTTTAAAAACATCCGGCACCTGCCCCCCGGGCACCGCTTTGTAATTCACAGAAAGCAGGTCGAAATCGAGTGTTGGTGGGATTTGGCTCAGAATCAAATTGAAAAGGACCGGCGGGAAGAAGACTGGATCGAAGAATTCAATGCCATTTTAGATGATGCCGTCCGGCTTAGATTAAGGTCGGATGCCCCATTTGGTGCGTTTTTGTCCGGGGGGGTCGACTCCAGTTCCGTCGTCGGGTTGATGGCGCGACACATGACCCGGCCTGTCAAAACCTTCAGCATTGGGTTTAACGACGAACGCTATGACGAAACCCCTTTTGCCGAACAAGCCGCAAAACGGTTTCAAACCCAGCATGTGAATGAGAAGGTTGATTTCAATATGCTGGATTTGTGGCCGCTGGCAACATTTCATTGTGATCAGCCCCATGGAGATATATCTTTTTTACCAACCTACCGTGTTTCCCAACTGGCCAGATCGCAGGTCAAAATGGTGTTGACTGGCGATGGAGGCGATGAGCTGTTTGCGGGTTATGATAAATACAGGGATTTTTTCAAACAACAGCAGATTGAGACGATTGAAGCAGGGGAATTTCAAAAAGCTTATTTTGAAAATATCAGTCTGTTTGACCCCGGGATAAAAAAGAGATTGTTTCACAAACATCTGGTCCGTCAGCTTGATGGTGTCGATGCATTTCAAGTGGTGCAACCGTTGTATAAAAAAGCATCTCATATGGATCGGATCAATCAGGCACTCTATATTGACATGATGCTCTTATTGCCGGGAAATAACCTGGTAAAACCGGATCGGATGGGGATGGCTGTTTCTTTGGAGGCACGCACTCCGTTCCTGGATTATCGAATGATGGACTTTGCTTTCCGAATGCCCGGTCATTTCAAAATTAAAGACAACGAGACCAAATATCTTTTTAAAAAAGCCGTGGCACCGCTCATTGGGGAAGATCTGGCGTATCGGAAAAAGCAGATGTTTACGGTTCCGGTGGGTGAATGGTTTAAAGGAGAACTGTTTCAGCTTACCCGGGACATTCTACTGTCAGACCAGGCTATGGAAAGGAAGTTGTTCAATAGGGAAGAAATCGATCAAATGCTTGATGACCACCGTGATGGCAAGCATAATTTTACCAGGGAGATTCGGGCATTGATGGCACTTGAAATCTGGCAACAAACCTTTCTCGACTCTGAGGCTCTCGTGCCAAAAGAGATTGAAGGTTTGAACGTTCTATAG
- a CDS encoding sugar transferase encodes MVKRVFDLVLSLPMLFFLSPVFLAISVAILLSSPGGVFYFQTRVGRFGKPFKMYKFRSMVPEADKIGSYQTAVGDPRITRVGRILRKTSLDELPQILNVILGDMSLVGPRPDVPNQKESYSEEDWVKRHSVKPGITGLAQATLRSNVTWEQRKQLDFEYIDNMGLWMDIKILFLTVNQIVTKGSH; translated from the coding sequence ATCGTGAAGCGCGTTTTTGATCTAGTGCTCAGCCTTCCCATGTTATTTTTTCTTTCTCCTGTTTTTCTTGCTATCTCCGTCGCCATTTTGTTGAGTTCTCCGGGGGGAGTGTTCTATTTTCAAACCAGAGTGGGGCGGTTTGGGAAGCCTTTTAAAATGTACAAATTTAGAAGCATGGTGCCGGAGGCGGATAAAATTGGGTCCTATCAGACCGCGGTTGGGGACCCCCGGATAACCCGGGTAGGCAGGATTTTAAGGAAAACGAGTCTGGATGAGCTTCCACAGATTTTAAATGTCATCTTGGGAGACATGAGCCTGGTTGGGCCCCGCCCTGATGTGCCAAATCAAAAGGAAAGTTATTCTGAAGAGGATTGGGTGAAACGCCATAGCGTTAAACCTGGAATTACCGGGCTTGCCCAGGCGACACTGAGGTCGAATGTGACCTGGGAACAACGTAAACAGTTAGATTTTGAATACATAGACAATATGGGACTTTGGATGGATATTAAAATACTTTTTCTTACTGTAAATCAAATTGTCACCAAAGGGAGCCACTAA